The nucleotide window GTACGACAGCTACCAGGTGATCAACAAAGATCAGAAAAACCTGTTAAAGGTAGGAAGAACGTGGGTGGAAGATACTCCTTTCACCAATGAAAAAACAGTAACGCTTACTACCAATTCACCTATACAGGCTAATGATGTGATACGATACAGAACTCAGGTGGTAGCGTATAATTCCCAGCAGAATACCATTGATTTTAAGATCAACAACTTAAATCCACAGCCGATACAGACGATTCCTTCGGATACTTCGAGCTATCAGTATACCTTCTACCCTGTCACCTACTCCGGAACATTAACGAATCTTACCGGAAACCAGTTTACATTGGTGTATAATCCTGATATTTCCAAGAATCCCAACGGAAGCTTTTATTTTGATTATGTAGAAGTTCAGTATAAGGAAAATCTTGCTTTCAATGGTTCACAGATGAACTTCAGAGATTATTCTATTGTAAGCGGAAGTAATACTAACTATGGTTTCAGCATCAGCAATGCGGCTGCCATAGAACAGGTATGGGATGTAACGGATATTACCAATGCCAGCAGAAGGGTGAATAAGGCCGGAGCAGGTTCTTTCAACTTTGCTTACACTGCTTCTGATCAGAATTTCAACAATGAATTTGTGGCTTTCCGTGCTGATGCAGCTTTCAGTCCGCAGTTCGTAGGAAGAATTTCCAATCAGAATCTGTCTGCTATACAAAACGTAGATTACCTTATCCTTACCGTTCCGGAAATGATGGGCCAGGCGCAAAGACTTGCCAGCTACCATCAGACCAATCATAACTATAAGGTAGAAATTGTTGACATCAATAAGATCTATGAGGAATATGGCAGCGGAAGCAGAGACCTTACTGCAATAAGAGATTTCGTTACCAAGCTCAATACTCCTCTGGGCAGACTTCAGTATGTATTCATTCTCGGGGATGCTTCATACGATTATAAAAACAGAGTTCCGAACAATACAAATGTTGTGGCCAGCTACCAGAGTGAGCAGTCTTCAGATTATGTATCATCATTTGTAACGGATGATTATATCGTAATGACCAAGCCACAAAATACATTATTAATTGAAAACAACCTGCCGGATCTTCCGGTTGGCAGAATTCCGGCAGCCAATGCAAGTGAAGCCGGAGATATGATCAATAAAACACTGGCTTATTACAATTCCCTTCAGGGACAGTCAACCCCTTTCGGAGACTGGCGTATGCGACTTGATTTTGTTGTTGATGACAACAATGAAGGAGGAAGCCCTTTCCATAATGTGATGGACAGTTCACTATCCAGTATATTTGAACAGCCGGGTCAGCCTGAACTTAAAGAATATAATGTTAAAAAATTATATATGGATGCCTTTACCGCTCAGAGTACTTCCGGCGGACGAAGATATCCACAGGTCAATCAGGCGATCTCCAATGCTATCGGAAACAGTTTGTATCTGTTTTATTTCGGGCATGGGGGAATCAACGGATGGGCACAGGAAAGAGTCCTTACAAGTTCTGAAGTTCAAAATGCCAATAATTTCTCAAATGTATACAGCAGATTTCCGTTTGTCTCTACCATCACCTGTGAATTTACATTATGGGATGAGCCTGCAACCAACTCTGTAGGAGAACAGTTTATTAAAATGAAGCAGGGCGGAGCCTCTACCATGATTACTTCCAGCCGTGCTATCGGAGTAGATTACGGACGTGATTTTACCAATACGTTTACCCAGAATATTTTTAAACTAACCAATGACGATTTTAATTCGTTGGGAAATGCCCACTTACTTGCTAAAAAGCAAAAAGGACCCAACAGTAACCATTTAAAAGTAAACTTCCTGGGGGATCCTGCTATGAAATTAAGCAGACCACAAAGACTTCTGGTAATTGATAATATTGAAACTCCTGTTCCGGGACTGATCAGAGGTCTGGATTTCGTAAAAATAAAAGGACACGTCAATAATCCAAACGGAACATTGAATACTACTTTTAACGGAAAGGTAAGCATCAATATTTTTGATAAAAGGTTAAACAAAAAAACCTTAAATAACAGTGGTGTTTTATCTCCGGTTTTAGAATATACCGAAGAAGGAAGTGCGATTGTAAAATCTGCCGGAACTGCTGTAAACGGTGTATTTACTGCGGAATTCTATGTACCTAAAGACATTAATTATGCTGTGGGGCAAGGAAGAATATTAGCCTACGCAGATAACAAGTCAACGGATGTTTTCAACAACCAGGCGGTACAGGTGGGGGATATCAATCCAAACGGAATCAATGATAACCAACCTCCGAAAGTAAAGCTGTACATGAATAATACCAACTTCGCAGACGGAGGAATTACCAACCAGAATCCTATGCTTCTGGCGTGTCTTACTGATGATACGGGAATCAACTCAACAGGATCCGGAGTGGGACACGATATTACGGTATATCTTGACGGGCAGATTATCAATACGGTTGTGTTAAATGATTTTTACGCCCCGGGAGAAGGAAACGGCTGTTTAAATCCAAGTCTTGCCGAGTACCAGAAGGGGAATGTAACCTATCCTTTCAGAAATCTGGCAGTCGGTCAGCATCAATTAACATTTAAAGTTTGGGATATAAACAATAATTCCACAACTGCTACGTTAAATTTTGAAGTTAAAGATGAATCTGACCAGCACCTGACCATCAACCGTCCGCTGAACTGGCCAAATCCGTTTACAAACAAGACCTATATTCAGTTTGAACACAATTGTGATGACATTCTGGATGTGAACGTACAGATTTATACAATAACCGGAAGACTGGTAAGAACTTTATCACAGCCGGTGGTTGCAGAACCGTTCCTGCAGGGCTTTAGAACCCCTCGTCAGGCAATAGAATGGGATGGAAGAGATGATTTTGGTTCTACAGTAGCGAAAGGTACGTATATTTTTAAGATATTTGCAAAAAGTCAAAATCAAGAAAAATGCAAAGGAAGTGCTACAGCTGTAGAAAAAATGGTACTTTTGAAATAATAAAATAAAACATAGACAATAATATTAATAAAAAACTGATAATATATAAAAGACAACATATGAATTTAACTACTAAACTGCTTTTAGGATTTGGTTTGAGTGCTGGTTTTTTAGGCTATTCGCAAGATTTAGGTAAAGTAAACCCAGTTCTTACCGGAGCTCCTTTCCTAAGAATCGCACCTGATGCAAGATCAGGAGGTATGGGAGATCAGGGGGTGGTAACCTCTCCGGATGCATTTTCACAATTCTGGAATGCGGCTAAATACCCTTTCAGCAGGTCAAGTTCTTCCGTAGGTCTTAACTATACGCCTTATATGGGGAAACTTACCAATGATGTATTCTTATTATATGCTTCGTTCCATAAGTTTCTTGGGCAGGAAGAAAGATCTACAATTTCCGCGAGTATCTATTATTTCAATATGGGACAGGTAGACCTGACTCAGCTGGTAGGTACAGAAATCGCATCAATGGGTACATCAAAACCAAACGAATTCTCAATTGACGTTGCCTACGCATTGAAACTTTCTGATTCATTCTCAGGAGCTGTTACCGGTAGATTCATCCGTTCAGACTTAGCCGGAGGATTCAACACAGATACTACCCTTAAAGCGGCAAACAGTTTCGCAGTTGACGTTTCAGCATACTATAACTCTCCAAGGTTCTCCAGTATTGGTGGCTATGATGGTAAAATAAATGCAGGTTTAGCAGTTCAGAACTTAGGTCCTAAACTGGATTACACAGGAAATGAAGAATCAAGATCTTATCTTCCTACCATGGCAAGATTAGGGGTTGGATATGATATGTACCTGGATGATATGAACAGAATCGGAATTTCTGTGGAAGGTTCAAAACTTTTGGTTCCAGGATCTGAATATGCCGGAATAGACCCAAATACAAGACAGCCTATTTACCAGATCCCGAACGTAGGACCAATGGCCGGTATCGGAAAATCATTCAAAAATAAAAACAGTATCATGTACAGTGGTGCTTTAGAATATTCTTATGACAACGCATTTTCTGTAAGAGGAGGTTACTTCCATGAAAGCGAAGAACAGGGAGCAAGACAGTTTGCAACAGCAGGTGTCGGGTTAAAATACCGTTCTTTCGGGCTTGACCTTTCTTACCTGATCAATATGTCCAAGATCAACAGTGCATTGGATAACACGCTTCGTTTCGGGCTTACCTGGAACATCGGAGACGAAACATCTAACGTAGACCGTTAAAAAAGCAACAGCCATATAAAAAAAGCCTCATACTATATTAGTTATGAGGCTTTTTTATAGGCAATGGTGAATCGTCAATACGCTACGCTTGTCAATTTTTTGCGTACTGCAAACATTCATCATTCACTTTGTAAAACAAAATTCACTTTTTGATACTTGAATCGTCAATCGTCAATACGCTTCGCTTGTCAATTTATTTTTTACACTGTAAAATTTCACCATTCACTTTGCGAAGCAAAAATTCACTTTTTAATACGTGAATCGTCAATCGTCAATACGCTGCGCTTGTCAATTTTTTTTACGTACTCCAAGCATTCACCATTCACTTTGCGAAGCAAAAATTCACTATTGACCTTAATGACCAACATTGATCTATGAATTATCAATCGTGCTTCATTTATTGGTCTATTTTAAATAATAACACAGCACTTAAAAAAAATATAATATTTAAGTTGAGAAAAGTCTCTTTTTTATGGCCATTTTCTTAAATTCAATAGCTATTTTTGTAGTATGAACTATTCGGCGGAACTCAAAAAATTCGTAACCAGTCAGTATGTATATTCTGCGATCAGAATTACATTAGCTACTGTTCTGCCCTGTTTAGTCCTCGCCCACTTCGGAATCTTAAAAGAATATTTCCTTTTCCCGCTAGGTACCAGCTTTGTAGCGCTTACAGATCAGCCAGGACCTTTTATCCGAAGAAGAAATGCCCTTACTTTTGCGATCTGCTGTTTTGTATTTGTGGCACTTATTGCAAGTCTTGTAATGAATATCAAAATACTGGTCCTTCTGGAAGTCATTGTTTTCGGGATGTTCTTCTCCCTGATCGGGGTTTATGGCCAGAGGCTGGCTGCAGTAGGCTCATTATCTCTTGTGGTACTCGCAATCTTTATTGACGGACATCTTACAGGAAGTAATATCTTCAAAAGTCTCCTGATATTTGCCTCCGGATGTACGTGGTTTTTACTCATTTTCCTTATCGTAACTACCATCCGTCCCTATAAGCTGGCAAGCCAGATGATTGGGGAAAATTATCTTCAGCTGGCTGACTTTTTAAAGATTAAAGCCAATTATTATCAGAAGAATCCGGACTTTAATAAACTTACTACTCAGGTTATCGCAAAGCAGATTGAGATAAAGAACCTGCAGGAAGATACCAGAGAAACCGTTTTCAAAACCAGAACTATCGTCAATGAATCTACGACCACCAGCCGTTTATTGATGCTGATGTTCCTGAATTCCATGGACCTCCATGAAAAGCTGATGACCTCTGAAAGTGATTATCAAAAGCTGCAGCAGAGTTTTGAAGACAGCATGATTTTGGTGAATATTCATGATTATCTTAATCTTTTAGCAGAAGAGATTACCAATATCGGAATTGCACTTCAAAGCGGTACAAGAGCCAAAGCGATGTTCAACCTGGAACTGGAATTAAAGAATTTAAATTATAATTATTTCGAACTCAGAAACAAACAGCTTTCTCCTGACAACCTCGAAAATTTCATGATTCTGCGTCAGATCCTGATGCGTATTTATGAGATCACTAAAGAAATCAACGAGATCTATAAGGTATTTTCCCAGGATATAAAGCTGGCAAAAAGTTTATCTACAGGGTTGGACTTAAGGAAATTTATGCCTAATGAGCCGAAACTTAACGCTAAGGTATTACGAAATAATATTTCTTTATCATCATCCCATTTCCGACATGCAATCAGAATTACAACGGCATTGCTGTTAGGATATCTTTTTTCAATGTTTGATTTTCTGGGACTGGGGCATACTTACTGGATATTAATTACGATTACAGCCATTTTAAAACCAGCCTATTCTATTACTAAACAAAGAAATCTCCTTCGTCTGTACGGAACTATTGCAGGGGCAACTATTGCTTATGCTATTTTGTATTTCGTTCATATTAACGGGATTTTGTTTGCTATTCTGCTTATCAGCATGATTATGTGCTTTAGTTTCCTGAAAGGACGATATTTCTGGGCGGTATTATTTATGACGATTTATGTCTTCCTCAGCTTTAATTTTTTAAATCCGGGGAAAGTCAATATTATCTTTAAAGACAGAATTGTTGATACAGCCATTGCCGGAATTATTGCTTTTGCTGTATCTTATATTGTGCTGCCGGTTTGGGAACATACCCAAAATCTAGATCTGATGAAAAAGTCTGCTGCTGACAACCTTATCTATTTTCAGAGTGTTATTTCCAAATTCTTACAGGGAAATTTTGATCTTGAAGATTATAAAGTAAAACGGAAAAATGCAATTATCTCTCTGGCTAATCTTTCGGATAATTTCCAGAGAATGATTTCTGATCCTAAAAATCAGCAGAAAAAACTGGAAGTTGTTCATCAGTTTGTGGCGACCTCCCATCTGATTACGGCCTATACTGCTTCACTGTCCCAATATGCAAAAAGTAATGAGCAGTATCCGGAAATAGATGCGGAAAGCTGGAGCAGAAAAATTGAAGCAGAAATGCGGCAGACTTCTACCCTTCTCAACGGAAATGACATCAATGAAACATTAAAAATGGAAAGCCGCCTGGAGCCGGAAGATTCTTCTATTGAAGATATGCTGCTGAAAAGAAAAACTGAAATTGAAGAAAATGACATCGTGGACAGAAGAGATACCGACAAGGTTTCCCATCTGACAGAGCTTAAAAACATTCAGGATATTCTGGAACTGATCTATGATGTAGCGAAAGAACAGAGAAAAGTAATCGAAAAATACCGAAACGAAACAGACCCTACTCCTCCACAATCGTAAAGCAGTAATCGTCAAAAAACTCTACCCTTGCCTTGAACTCATCTGAAAACTGGTCGTCATAGACACGGCAGCTTATTTTATGAAGATGCTTCAGCTCGAAGGGCTTCACTTCATAGTTTTTCTTTAAGGACCAGTATTTTGAGTGATGGATTTTGTACATACTTTCCTTTACGCTCCATATGATTGTAAAAAAAGTATCCGCTTTGTCCTCAGGAATGAATCCCCGTTCATTTTCATACGTGAATTTATCAATTACCCTTAAGATTTTGGGATTAAACTTTTCAATATCAATTCCTATTTTATTTTTAGAGACCGCTATTGCAGCAAACGGGAAAGAATGGGTAATGGAAATTTCCGCATCATAAGGAGAAAGAAAAGGCTCTCTTTCTTTATATAAAATTTTGGAACCGGGCTTCAGTCCTTTTAAGAGCTTCCTCACCATAAGGACTTCCAGTAATTTTTTAGGATGATAATCTTTTACCTTTTCAGCATTTTCCGGTTCCAGAAGTTCATTGATATCAAGTTCTTCACTTTCATCATACTTCCAAACAAGGATCGTTGCATTATCATCTGAAAAATCTCGGTAAAGTGGCATTCTTTTTTTATTGGACAAAAATAGTGAAAAGAAACCATTTGAAGAAGATGACTTGAACGTACAAAGGTTAAGCATAGAAAGGCTTTATTATATAGTTCATAATTTCATGCTTAATCTCATAAGCCTGAACTTGATCTGTCGTTTTTATATCTTAATTATTAATTGTAATTTTGCCTTTCGTTATCAATTGAATTTAAAATTATTCATTACATATGAGTACTACAACACAATACCTTCCTTATAAAGTTAAGGATATCTCCCTTGCAGAATGGGGTAGAAAAGAAATTACCCTTGCAGAAGCAGAAATGCCTGGTCTGATGTCTATCCGTGAAGAATACGGACCGTCTCAGCCGCTGAAAGGAGCAAGAATCGCAGGATGTCTTCACATGACGATCCAAACGGCTGTGCTTATCGAGACTCTGGTAGCCTTAGGAGCTGAAGTTACCTGGTCATCTTGTAATATTTTCTCTACACAGGACCACGCTGCTGCTGCAATTGCCGCTGCAGGAATTCCGGTGTATGCATGGAAAGGTTTAAATGAAGAAGAATTTGACTGGTGTATTGAGCAGACTTTATTCTTTGGTGAAGACAGAAAGCCATTAAATATGATCCTGGATGATGGTGGAGATTTAACAAACATGGTTTTTGATAAATATCCTGAATTAACAAAAGATATCAAAGGTCTTTCTGAAGAAACCACTACAGGAGTACACAGACTGTATGAAAGAATGAAGAACGGAACTTTGGTAATGCCAGCCATTAACGTAAATGATTCTGTAACTAAATCTAAATTCGACAACAAATACGGATGTAAGGAATCTGCTGTAGATGCAGTAAGAAGAGCTACAGATGTAATGTTAGCCGGAAAAAGAGTGGTTGTTTGCGGATACGGAGACGTTGGTAAAGGTACTGCAGCTTCATTCAGAGGGGCTGGTTCTATTGTTACAGTTACGGAAATTGACCCAATATGTGCCCTTCAGGCTGCTATGGACGGTTATGAAGTAAAAAGATTAGACACTGTGGTAGACAATGCTGATATCATCATTACTACAACAGGTAACTTCAATATCGTAAGAGGAGAGCATTTCCTTAAAATGAAAGATAAAGCAATCGTTTGTAACATCGGTCACTTCGATAATGAAATCGATATGGCATGGTTAAACAAAAACTATGGTCATACGAAGTCTGAAGTGAAGCCTCAGGTTGATATCTATACTGTTGAAGGTAAAGAAGTGATCATCCTTGCAGAAGGTAGATTGGTAAACTTAGGATGTGCTACAGGCCATCCAAGTTTCGTAATGTCTAACTCTTTCTCTAACCAGACTCTGGCTCAGATCGAATTATGGAACAATTCTGCTGCTTATAAAAACGAAGTATACACCCTTCCTAAGCACTTGGATGAAAAAGTTGCTGCTTTACACCTTAAAAAATTAAGCGTAGAGCTTGAAACTCTTTCTCCTGAGCAGGCTGCATACATCGGAGTAGAAGTACAAGGGCCATTCAAGCCTGAGTATTACAGATACTAAAAGAAATCTAAATATGATATGATCCCGCTATTTTTAAGATAGTGGGATTTTTTTATATAACATTATACAGTATTCCTTATTTTTGCCCACAAAAAAATACCATGAGAAAATTATTATTTCTGGGAATGATGGGCGCTGTCTTATTCTTTAACAGCTGCAGCAGTAATGATGATACGATGAGTGAATCTACTGATAAAAAACTTCTGTTAAGCAAACTTACAACCACTTATTACGATGATCCATCCAAACCTGAAACTGTAGTAGAAACATTGGAATATGATAATCAGGGACAACTTGTGAGAATGTTTTCAAAAGGAAGATCAAGTACCTTTGAATACAACAATGGCAAACCAATTAAAATAAATTATTACAATGATAAGCAAGCATTGGAATATTATCTTAATTTTTACTATTCCGGGGATAAGTTGGTCAGCAATAAAGCTGTTTACACTAATGCCAATTATAACAGAACGTATACTTATAGTTATAACTCAAACGGCCAGCTTGCCTCTTCCACTCTTTGTCAATCTGAAAATTGTTCAAATCCTGGAATTTCCACGTATACTTATAATGGGAATAATGTTTCAGTTGAAACTTCTACAACACCGGGAACATATAGCTTTACTTCCAAATATGAATTTACTTATGACAGTAAATTAAGCCCATTTACAAATACAAACAAATATTTAAGAATTATGATGGGAGGAGCAAATACCTTAAGTGCAAACAATTATACCATAAACAAAGACAGCTATAAAGGTAATGATGGAAACTGGTATCCAAGTGAAACTACTACATATACCCTACAGTATAATAGTTCAGGACTGCCTGTTCAGGCTATCGGAATAGGAAGTGACGGAAATCTTTCGGTTCAGTATACTTACGAATATATCACTCAATAAGATAAACTCTCCTATTTGGGAGAGTTTTTTTTGAGTTGACTCCGTACTCACTCATATTCTTCAAACCAGACGTTCCATATCCAACTCTCCTATTCTTTCTTACGTTAGGAGATAAAATTGGCTTTAGTCAAAACATAAACCTGCTTCATGCAGTTATCCCGGTTTTCCCCTATATTTTCCCTCTATTAGAGCTGTATTTATAAAAAATGAATATCTTAGCCCTCTTAAAATAAAACATTAAACTATGAAAAAACAAAGAGTGTCGAATGCATTTGTTGCTGCATCATGGGTAGCATTGGGAGCAGGAATGATCGGTTTCATTGTCGGTCTTGCAAGAGCTGAAATGCAGCTGAATGAGAAAGGATATTATTTCACCATCCTGCTTTATGGCTTATTTGCTGTTGTTTCTTTGCAGAAAGCCGTAAGGGACCGATTAGAAAATATTCAGGTTACGGATATTTATTACGGAATCTGCTGGTTTGCTACATTATCATCTAT belongs to Chryseobacterium gleum and includes:
- the porU gene encoding type IX secretion system sortase PorU, giving the protein MKRKITLLSLIAFASTLYAQRNTIEWNGSKIQDFGDTKLILPNFKNEGFSFSQNNVFIVTKQKIGEKQLKISDLVWENVSNHDLFELDKGRLPDHDVADVSYYSSEGDSYASISIALFKNVKGRVQRLSSFNVSEASAFVNTSGTVNKIGTTANPLSSGNFYKIKVDKSGIFKITSQFLKDNGINPASVNPKNFRIYGNGGVMLPEYNQDPRYGALQENAIQVVGEDDGVWNDNDYALFYAQGPDGYNLYDTSNGNGFKRHETRINPSNNVKNIYEDFSYYYINFDKGAGKRVPTVDGNLPAQLITRYDSYQVINKDQKNLLKVGRTWVEDTPFTNEKTVTLTTNSPIQANDVIRYRTQVVAYNSQQNTIDFKINNLNPQPIQTIPSDTSSYQYTFYPVTYSGTLTNLTGNQFTLVYNPDISKNPNGSFYFDYVEVQYKENLAFNGSQMNFRDYSIVSGSNTNYGFSISNAAAIEQVWDVTDITNASRRVNKAGAGSFNFAYTASDQNFNNEFVAFRADAAFSPQFVGRISNQNLSAIQNVDYLILTVPEMMGQAQRLASYHQTNHNYKVEIVDINKIYEEYGSGSRDLTAIRDFVTKLNTPLGRLQYVFILGDASYDYKNRVPNNTNVVASYQSEQSSDYVSSFVTDDYIVMTKPQNTLLIENNLPDLPVGRIPAANASEAGDMINKTLAYYNSLQGQSTPFGDWRMRLDFVVDDNNEGGSPFHNVMDSSLSSIFEQPGQPELKEYNVKKLYMDAFTAQSTSGGRRYPQVNQAISNAIGNSLYLFYFGHGGINGWAQERVLTSSEVQNANNFSNVYSRFPFVSTITCEFTLWDEPATNSVGEQFIKMKQGGASTMITSSRAIGVDYGRDFTNTFTQNIFKLTNDDFNSLGNAHLLAKKQKGPNSNHLKVNFLGDPAMKLSRPQRLLVIDNIETPVPGLIRGLDFVKIKGHVNNPNGTLNTTFNGKVSINIFDKRLNKKTLNNSGVLSPVLEYTEEGSAIVKSAGTAVNGVFTAEFYVPKDINYAVGQGRILAYADNKSTDVFNNQAVQVGDINPNGINDNQPPKVKLYMNNTNFADGGITNQNPMLLACLTDDTGINSTGSGVGHDITVYLDGQIINTVVLNDFYAPGEGNGCLNPSLAEYQKGNVTYPFRNLAVGQHQLTFKVWDINNNSTTATLNFEVKDESDQHLTINRPLNWPNPFTNKTYIQFEHNCDDILDVNVQIYTITGRLVRTLSQPVVAEPFLQGFRTPRQAIEWDGRDDFGSTVAKGTYIFKIFAKSQNQEKCKGSATAVEKMVLLK
- the porV gene encoding type IX secretion system outer membrane channel protein PorV, which encodes MNLTTKLLLGFGLSAGFLGYSQDLGKVNPVLTGAPFLRIAPDARSGGMGDQGVVTSPDAFSQFWNAAKYPFSRSSSSVGLNYTPYMGKLTNDVFLLYASFHKFLGQEERSTISASIYYFNMGQVDLTQLVGTEIASMGTSKPNEFSIDVAYALKLSDSFSGAVTGRFIRSDLAGGFNTDTTLKAANSFAVDVSAYYNSPRFSSIGGYDGKINAGLAVQNLGPKLDYTGNEESRSYLPTMARLGVGYDMYLDDMNRIGISVEGSKLLVPGSEYAGIDPNTRQPIYQIPNVGPMAGIGKSFKNKNSIMYSGALEYSYDNAFSVRGGYFHESEEQGARQFATAGVGLKYRSFGLDLSYLINMSKINSALDNTLRFGLTWNIGDETSNVDR
- a CDS encoding FUSC family protein is translated as MNYSAELKKFVTSQYVYSAIRITLATVLPCLVLAHFGILKEYFLFPLGTSFVALTDQPGPFIRRRNALTFAICCFVFVALIASLVMNIKILVLLEVIVFGMFFSLIGVYGQRLAAVGSLSLVVLAIFIDGHLTGSNIFKSLLIFASGCTWFLLIFLIVTTIRPYKLASQMIGENYLQLADFLKIKANYYQKNPDFNKLTTQVIAKQIEIKNLQEDTRETVFKTRTIVNESTTTSRLLMLMFLNSMDLHEKLMTSESDYQKLQQSFEDSMILVNIHDYLNLLAEEITNIGIALQSGTRAKAMFNLELELKNLNYNYFELRNKQLSPDNLENFMILRQILMRIYEITKEINEIYKVFSQDIKLAKSLSTGLDLRKFMPNEPKLNAKVLRNNISLSSSHFRHAIRITTALLLGYLFSMFDFLGLGHTYWILITITAILKPAYSITKQRNLLRLYGTIAGATIAYAILYFVHINGILFAILLISMIMCFSFLKGRYFWAVLFMTIYVFLSFNFLNPGKVNIIFKDRIVDTAIAGIIAFAVSYIVLPVWEHTQNLDLMKKSAADNLIYFQSVISKFLQGNFDLEDYKVKRKNAIISLANLSDNFQRMISDPKNQQKKLEVVHQFVATSHLITAYTASLSQYAKSNEQYPEIDAESWSRKIEAEMRQTSTLLNGNDINETLKMESRLEPEDSSIEDMLLKRKTEIEENDIVDRRDTDKVSHLTELKNIQDILELIYDVAKEQRKVIEKYRNETDPTPPQS
- a CDS encoding 4'-phosphopantetheinyl transferase family protein; this translates as MPLYRDFSDDNATILVWKYDESEELDINELLEPENAEKVKDYHPKKLLEVLMVRKLLKGLKPGSKILYKEREPFLSPYDAEISITHSFPFAAIAVSKNKIGIDIEKFNPKILRVIDKFTYENERGFIPEDKADTFFTIIWSVKESMYKIHHSKYWSLKKNYEVKPFELKHLHKISCRVYDDQFSDEFKARVEFFDDYCFTIVEE
- the ahcY gene encoding adenosylhomocysteinase, with protein sequence MSTTTQYLPYKVKDISLAEWGRKEITLAEAEMPGLMSIREEYGPSQPLKGARIAGCLHMTIQTAVLIETLVALGAEVTWSSCNIFSTQDHAAAAIAAAGIPVYAWKGLNEEEFDWCIEQTLFFGEDRKPLNMILDDGGDLTNMVFDKYPELTKDIKGLSEETTTGVHRLYERMKNGTLVMPAINVNDSVTKSKFDNKYGCKESAVDAVRRATDVMLAGKRVVVCGYGDVGKGTAASFRGAGSIVTVTEIDPICALQAAMDGYEVKRLDTVVDNADIIITTTGNFNIVRGEHFLKMKDKAIVCNIGHFDNEIDMAWLNKNYGHTKSEVKPQVDIYTVEGKEVIILAEGRLVNLGCATGHPSFVMSNSFSNQTLAQIELWNNSAAYKNEVYTLPKHLDEKVAALHLKKLSVELETLSPEQAAYIGVEVQGPFKPEYYRY
- the yiaA gene encoding inner membrane protein YiaA, which gives rise to MKKQRVSNAFVAASWVALGAGMIGFIVGLARAEMQLNEKGYYFTILLYGLFAVVSLQKAVRDRLENIQVTDIYYGICWFATLSSIVLLAIGLWNATILPSEKGFYAFAFLLALFGAIAVQKNTRDNMIQE